The Deinobacterium chartae genome includes a window with the following:
- a CDS encoding ABC transporter substrate-binding protein yields the protein MRARIGRRAVHKGTVALILAVTAAGPAAYFDTATAQAATPQRGGVLDIPLATQPGSFNPVLPAELAATIVNWTMFSPLTAVNPYTLKLEPYLAERYTVSKDLTQWTFFLRRNARWHDGKPVTAEDVKFTFDRIRDPEEGATNLPDFRKVKDVRVINPYQVRVTLNAPDAFFDDRLALGGSEILPKHILGEFKRLKDATAFNTRTPIGNGAFRMKRAVPGQFFELEANPNFFLGRPHLDGITFKIVPDGNTRVTQLLTGQLDWVDIEPTQLNAVRGRGNVKVTTFDSLGYQIFAWNLRLPMFQDLRVREAMMHAVDRKKMAQTVSPGLGYVDDLYVPKGLEWVPRPSVKFREYDPARAKALLAEAGWKPNKDGILEKDGKPFEFKILVDKGDVQREQMGLILQQYFSALGMKVSYDLAERGGRWLEETNKGTFQTRLAAFPIPNIDWVQRLYLSVGQNNGQAYRSARVDNLLNRLLATPERAEQANIMRQVQQALYDDPPNMVLLFRERMTASNAKLMNVPPYNIKDAMPYAFRLWMSK from the coding sequence ATGAGGGCAAGGATCGGTCGTCGCGCCGTTCACAAGGGAACGGTCGCCCTGATACTGGCAGTCACCGCCGCCGGACCCGCCGCGTACTTCGACACGGCCACGGCCCAGGCGGCGACACCGCAACGCGGCGGCGTGCTGGACATTCCGCTGGCCACCCAACCGGGCTCGTTCAACCCGGTGCTGCCCGCCGAGCTGGCCGCGACCATCGTCAACTGGACCATGTTCTCGCCGCTCACCGCCGTAAACCCCTACACCCTCAAGCTCGAGCCGTACCTGGCCGAGCGCTACACGGTCTCCAAGGACCTGACCCAGTGGACCTTCTTTCTGCGCCGCAACGCACGCTGGCACGACGGCAAGCCGGTCACCGCCGAGGACGTCAAGTTCACCTTCGACCGCATCCGCGACCCCGAAGAAGGTGCGACCAACCTGCCCGACTTTCGCAAGGTCAAGGACGTGCGGGTCATCAACCCCTACCAGGTGCGGGTCACCCTGAACGCCCCCGACGCCTTCTTCGACGACCGCCTGGCCCTGGGCGGCAGCGAAATCCTGCCCAAGCACATCCTGGGCGAGTTCAAGCGCCTCAAGGACGCCACCGCCTTTAACACCCGCACCCCCATCGGTAACGGTGCTTTCCGCATGAAGCGTGCCGTACCCGGTCAGTTCTTCGAACTCGAGGCCAACCCGAACTTCTTCCTGGGCCGCCCGCACCTCGATGGCATCACCTTCAAGATCGTGCCCGACGGCAATACCCGCGTCACCCAGCTGCTGACCGGGCAGCTCGACTGGGTGGATATCGAACCCACCCAGCTCAACGCGGTGCGGGGCCGAGGCAACGTCAAGGTCACCACCTTCGACAGCCTGGGCTACCAGATCTTCGCCTGGAACCTGCGCCTGCCGATGTTCCAGGACCTGCGGGTGCGCGAAGCCATGATGCACGCGGTGGACCGCAAGAAGATGGCGCAGACCGTCTCGCCCGGCCTGGGCTACGTGGACGACCTGTACGTGCCCAAGGGCCTCGAGTGGGTCCCGCGCCCCAGCGTCAAGTTCCGCGAATACGACCCGGCCAGGGCCAAGGCGCTGCTGGCCGAAGCCGGCTGGAAACCGAACAAGGACGGCATCCTCGAGAAAGACGGCAAGCCCTTCGAGTTCAAGATCCTGGTGGACAAGGGCGACGTGCAGCGCGAACAGATGGGCCTGATCTTGCAGCAGTACTTCAGCGCCCTCGGCATGAAGGTCAGCTACGACCTCGCCGAGCGCGGCGGACGCTGGCTCGAGGAGACCAACAAAGGAACCTTCCAGACCCGCCTCGCGGCCTTCCCGATTCCCAACATCGACTGGGTGCAGCGACTGTACCTGTCGGTCGGGCAGAACAACGGCCAGGCCTACAGGAGCGCCCGGGTGGACAACCTCTTAAACCGCCTGCTGGCCACCCCGGAGCGCGCCGAACAGGCGAACATCATGCGGCAGGTGCAGCAGGCCCTGTACGACGACCCGCCCAACATGGTGCTGCTGTTCCGCGAACGCATGACCGCCTCGAACGCCAAGCTGATGAACGTGCCGCCCTACAACATCAAAGACGCCATGCCCTACGCTTTCCGGCTCTGGATGAGCAAGTAA
- a CDS encoding tautomerase family protein produces the protein MAIVRVELAKRPQEQRDAIIAGITRVLVENGAHTEGVQVILYELEMDVWGQGGLTYTERARKRQQAAQLEEKS, from the coding sequence ATGGCAATCGTACGTGTGGAACTGGCCAAACGTCCCCAGGAACAGCGCGACGCGATCATCGCCGGCATCACCCGCGTGCTGGTCGAAAACGGTGCCCACACCGAGGGCGTGCAGGTGATCTTGTACGAACTCGAGATGGACGTGTGGGGCCAGGGTGGCCTCACCTATACCGAACGCGCCCGCAAACGCCAGCAGGCCGCCCAACTCGAGGAAAAGAGCTAG
- a CDS encoding GntR family transcriptional regulator: MQDQLPILITNSERVPIYLQITHQLKHLIISRKLPEGSRLPPVRELAKQLGVNVGTVVQAYRELRRDGLIDGQPGRGTQVKPFSVPQADYSRRQALLSAEIDRLAQRARSLGFSPAELHQLVGMQLSRPPGPMRVLFIGPIQAAADKYAAMLQQAFLPQDVVFEGFALGTLEARDPAVIQALEIAYYVVTLALWVPATRRALERHALPATVLGITAELTARTLEQLHALDPAGQYVVLTEERNVNTALALIEQHGALHHDRVRAVVDTQPETLARLLPEVNAVIYSFGVRPTLEAVGVPPEKRLELEFEVSQESLFRLHSVLTPASLALAD, encoded by the coding sequence GTGCAGGACCAACTGCCCATCCTGATCACCAACAGCGAGCGGGTGCCGATCTATCTGCAGATCACTCACCAGCTCAAGCACCTGATCATCAGCCGAAAGCTGCCCGAAGGCTCCCGGCTGCCCCCGGTGCGCGAGCTCGCCAAGCAGCTCGGCGTGAACGTGGGCACGGTGGTGCAGGCCTACCGCGAACTGCGCCGTGACGGCCTGATCGACGGCCAGCCCGGACGCGGCACCCAGGTCAAACCGTTCTCGGTGCCGCAGGCCGACTACTCGAGGCGCCAGGCCCTGCTGAGCGCCGAGATCGACCGCCTCGCCCAACGCGCCCGCTCGCTGGGTTTCAGCCCCGCCGAACTGCACCAGCTGGTCGGCATGCAGCTCTCGCGTCCCCCCGGACCGATGCGGGTGCTGTTCATCGGCCCGATCCAGGCGGCCGCCGACAAGTACGCCGCCATGCTGCAACAGGCTTTCTTGCCGCAAGACGTCGTGTTCGAGGGCTTTGCGCTGGGCACCCTCGAGGCGCGCGACCCGGCGGTGATTCAGGCGCTGGAGATCGCGTACTACGTCGTCACCCTGGCGCTGTGGGTGCCCGCCACCCGCCGCGCGCTCGAGCGGCACGCGCTGCCCGCCACGGTGCTGGGCATCACCGCCGAGCTCACCGCGCGCACCCTCGAGCAGCTGCACGCCCTCGACCCGGCCGGACAGTACGTGGTGCTCACCGAAGAACGCAACGTCAACACCGCCTTGGCCCTCATCGAGCAGCACGGCGCGCTGCACCACGACCGGGTGCGCGCGGTGGTCGACACCCAGCCCGAAACGCTGGCCCGACTGCTGCCCGAGGTGAATGCCGTCATCTACTCGTTCGGCGTGCGCCCCACCCTCGAGGCGGTGGGGGTACCGCCCGAAAAACGCCTCGAGCTGGAATTCGAGGTCAGCCAGGAATCGCTGTTCCGGCTGCACAGCGTGCTCACGCCGGCCTCGCTGGCCTTGGCCGACTGA